A genomic stretch from Desulfohalobium retbaense DSM 5692 includes:
- a CDS encoding rod shape-determining protein has translation MSRIFNKILGCFSNDLAIDLGTANTLVYVRGKGIVLQEPSVVAVKKDNRGMNRVLAVGEEAKRMLGRTPGNIVAIRPMKDGVIADFEITEAMLRHFIKKVHNSRRLVRPRIVICVPTGITQVEKRAVKESAESAGAREVYLIEEPMAAAIGSNLPITEPTSNMVVDIGGGTTEVAVISLSGVVYSKSVRVGGDKMDDAIMQHVKRKYNMLIGESSAEIIKNKIGSAYDLEEEEELEIKGRDLVSGIPQHVTITSGEVRKAIAEQVDSIVQTVLIALEQTPPELAADVVDRGIVLTGGGAALRGLDQLLREETSLPITVVDAPLTTVVMGSGKVLENLQVLKEVTVD, from the coding sequence ATGTCGAGGATATTCAACAAAATATTGGGATGTTTTTCAAATGATCTGGCCATCGACCTAGGAACGGCCAACACCTTGGTTTACGTGCGGGGCAAGGGGATTGTCTTGCAGGAACCCTCGGTGGTGGCGGTCAAAAAGGATAATCGGGGCATGAACCGGGTTCTGGCCGTGGGGGAGGAAGCCAAGCGGATGCTGGGCCGGACCCCGGGGAATATCGTGGCCATTCGGCCGATGAAAGATGGAGTGATCGCGGATTTTGAGATCACCGAGGCCATGCTTCGCCATTTCATCAAAAAAGTCCACAACAGCCGCCGTCTGGTCCGGCCCCGGATCGTCATCTGCGTGCCCACAGGTATCACCCAAGTCGAAAAGCGGGCCGTGAAGGAATCCGCGGAAAGCGCCGGCGCCCGAGAGGTCTATCTGATTGAGGAGCCCATGGCCGCGGCCATTGGATCCAATCTGCCGATCACCGAGCCGACCTCGAATATGGTCGTGGATATCGGCGGCGGGACCACCGAAGTGGCGGTCATCTCCCTGTCCGGTGTGGTCTACAGCAAGTCAGTCCGCGTTGGCGGGGACAAGATGGACGACGCCATCATGCAGCACGTCAAGCGCAAGTACAATATGCTCATCGGGGAGAGCAGCGCCGAAATCATCAAGAACAAGATCGGCTCGGCCTACGACCTTGAAGAGGAGGAGGAACTGGAGATCAAGGGCCGCGATCTGGTCTCCGGCATCCCGCAGCACGTGACCATCACCTCCGGAGAGGTGCGCAAGGCCATCGCCGAACAGGTTGACAGCATCGTCCAGACCGTATTGATCGCTTTGGAGCAGACACCGCCGGAACTGGCCGCGGATGTCGTCGACCGCGGGATCGTTCTGACCGGTGGCGGCGCCGCCCTGCGGGGACTGGACCAGTTGCTGCGCGAAGAGACCTCCCTGCCGATCACCGTTGTCGACGCACCATTGACAACAGTCGTCATGGGTTCGGGGAAGGTGCTGGAGAACCTCCAGGTGCTGAAGGAGGTTACCGTAGATTAA
- the mreC gene encoding rod shape-determining protein MreC, producing MLPLLAYLLVYTWNVQTGALDRLAAWTGLEAVGWVLVPGQWVEQRSTQMWQRYVYLMDVQRDNERLRARVDSLRLENLALERRARATERLRRLLQMPARPEWRLTGARVIGHRQGPNGLLRTLIIDVGSAEGAREDLPVLTPQGGVGRVSRVSPHFSTVLLLHDPNSRIAVISDTTRTSGILVGQGAGSSLDVKYIPQNEPLKKGELLVTSGLAGIFPKGIPLARVRSVVHSELSLFQNVVAQPLLNPHRLEEVLLLHQRTAVPGQPSDNATAAADVS from the coding sequence TTGCTGCCCCTTTTGGCCTATTTGCTGGTCTATACCTGGAACGTCCAGACCGGGGCTCTGGACCGCTTAGCCGCCTGGACCGGCCTGGAGGCGGTTGGCTGGGTCCTGGTCCCGGGTCAATGGGTCGAGCAGCGCTCAACCCAGATGTGGCAGCGCTATGTCTATCTTATGGATGTGCAGCGCGACAATGAGCGCTTGCGGGCCAGGGTGGACTCGCTGCGCTTGGAAAATCTCGCACTGGAGCGCAGGGCTCGGGCCACGGAGCGGCTCAGACGACTTTTGCAAATGCCCGCGCGACCGGAGTGGCGTCTGACCGGAGCCCGGGTCATCGGGCACAGACAGGGGCCAAATGGACTCCTGCGCACGCTGATCATTGATGTCGGCTCTGCGGAAGGGGCTCGCGAAGACCTTCCGGTGCTCACGCCGCAAGGCGGGGTTGGACGTGTTTCCCGGGTCTCCCCGCATTTCAGCACAGTGCTTCTGCTGCACGACCCCAACAGCCGTATTGCCGTAATCAGCGATACCACACGGACCAGCGGGATTCTTGTCGGTCAAGGGGCGGGATCGTCCCTGGACGTAAAATATATCCCGCAAAACGAGCCCCTCAAAAAGGGCGAACTCCTGGTGACCTCCGGACTGGCCGGCATTTTTCCCAAAGGGATCCCCCTGGCGCGGGTGCGTTCGGTCGTGCATTCAGAGCTGTCCCTTTTTCAAAACGTGGTCGCCCAGCCGTTACTCAATCCCCATCGCCTTGAAGAAGTTCTGCTCTTGCACCAACGGACTGCCGTCCCTGGGCAGCCCTCAGACAATGCGACCGCTGCGGCGGACGTTTCCTAG